A single genomic interval of Megalobrama amblycephala isolate DHTTF-2021 linkage group LG15, ASM1881202v1, whole genome shotgun sequence harbors:
- the ergic2 gene encoding endoplasmic reticulum-Golgi intermediate compartment protein 2 produces MRRLNKKKALNFVKELDAFPKVPESYVETTTSGGTVSVLAFTAMALLAFFEFFVYRDTWMKYEYEVDKDFTSKLRINIDITVAMRCQFVGADVLDLAETMVASDGLQYEPVVFDLSPQQRIWHRTLLLIQNHLREEHSLQDVLFKNVMKGAPTALPPREDDPTQPLNACRIHGHLYVNKVAGNFHITVGKAIPHPRGHAHLAALVSHETYNFSHRIDHLSFGEEIPGILNPLDGTEKVSADHNQMFQYFITIVPTKLQTYKLSADTHQYSVTERERVINHAAGSHGVSGIFMKYDISSLMVKVTEQHMPLWQFLVRLCGIIGGIFSTTGMLHGLVGFCVDVVCCRFKLGVYKPKTMSVFDGQVNSLTPLLSENGEH; encoded by the exons tgTCTGTGTTGGCCTTCACGGCCATGGCACTCTTGGCCTTCTTTGAGTTCTTTGTGTATCGGGACACATGGATGAAGTACGAGTATGAAGTGGATAAGGATTTTACTAG CAAACTACGAATTAACATTGATATCACagttgccatgaggtgccaat tTGTTGGTGCAGATGTGTTGGATCTCGCTGAGACGATGGTGGCGTCTGATGGCCTGCAGTATGAACCC GTTGTTTTTGACCTTTCTCCTCAGCAGAGAATCTGGCACAG AACACTTTTGCTCATTCAGAACCATCTGCGTGAGGAACATTCACTCCAGGATGTTCTGTTCAAGAATGTCATGAAAGGTGCCCCCACTGCTCTCCCACCCAG GGAAGATGACCCCACACAGCCCCTAAATGCCTGCCGGATTCATGGACACCTCTATGTCAATAAAGTAGCAGGAAATTTCCACATCACTGTTGGCAA GGCCATCCCACACCCTCGAGGTCATGCTCATCTAGCGGCCCTGGTCAGCCATGAGA CATACAACTTCTCCCATCGGATAGACCATCTGTCTTTTGGAGAGGAAATACCAGGCATATTAAATCCACTGGATGGCACAGAAAAAGTGTCTGCAGATC ATAATCAGATGTTCCAGTACTTTATTACCATTGTGCCCACAAAACTGCAGACGTACAAGTTGTCAGCGGACACACACCAGTATTCAGTCACTGAACGG GAGCGAGTGATAAACCACGCAGCGGGGAGTCATGGGGTTTCTGGGATCTTTATGAAGTACGACATCAGCTCTCTGATGGTAAAGGTGACTGAGCAGCACATGCCTCTGTGGCAGTTCCTCGTGCGGCTCTGTGGCATCATAGGAGGCATTTTCTCAACAACAG GCATGTTACATGGTCTGGTTGGCTTCTGCGTAGACGTGGTCTGCTGTCGTTTTAAACTGGGGGTTTACAAGCCGAAGACT ATGAGTGTTTTCGATGGCCAAGTGAACAGCCTGACGCCACTTCTGTCTGAGAACGGCGAACACTAG